The Planococcus liqunii genome includes a region encoding these proteins:
- a CDS encoding SMP-30/gluconolactonase/LRE family protein, with protein sequence MKKRGLTIAILVAFLLAAAGFAGAKNLYETKPVPKEERHKISEIVPAKAKWEKVVKGDGGFMEGINFDRKGTIWMVSPMSGELLTVKRDKVQQVKKYPGPVGAKFHKDGRLFITDITGVIHAYDPKTGKSETAVSTYKGQALNGLNDLIFDKDGGLYFTEPMGSSATNPVGRVFYLPAGSKEPVLFADKIAYPNGVAISADDSRVYISEFGKNRVLAVPAKNAPPSPETPYVFGQYEGGIGPDGLAVDQEGNLYVAHFQAGQIVIQDKDGFKYGTIRLPESAGTFTTNLAFREGYLYITESSKNEVWRIKVNKEGLVPYGLQ encoded by the coding sequence GTGAAAAAAAGAGGATTGACTATCGCCATACTCGTTGCATTCTTACTTGCAGCAGCGGGCTTCGCCGGCGCTAAAAACTTGTACGAAACAAAACCGGTGCCAAAAGAGGAACGGCATAAAATTTCCGAAATCGTGCCCGCGAAAGCCAAATGGGAAAAAGTCGTAAAAGGCGACGGCGGATTCATGGAAGGCATCAACTTTGACCGCAAAGGCACCATCTGGATGGTGAGCCCGATGTCCGGAGAATTGCTGACGGTCAAAAGAGACAAAGTCCAGCAAGTCAAGAAATATCCGGGACCAGTCGGGGCGAAGTTCCATAAAGACGGCCGCCTGTTCATAACGGACATTACGGGCGTGATCCACGCCTACGACCCGAAAACAGGCAAGAGCGAAACGGCCGTCAGCACGTATAAAGGCCAAGCCTTGAACGGGTTAAACGATTTGATCTTTGATAAGGACGGCGGTTTGTACTTTACCGAACCAATGGGGTCGAGCGCCACCAATCCGGTTGGCCGCGTCTTTTACTTGCCGGCTGGAAGCAAAGAGCCCGTCTTGTTCGCAGATAAAATTGCCTATCCAAACGGAGTCGCGATATCCGCAGATGACAGCCGGGTGTATATATCCGAGTTCGGCAAAAACCGGGTGCTCGCGGTTCCTGCCAAAAATGCGCCGCCTTCACCTGAAACTCCATACGTTTTCGGCCAATATGAAGGCGGAATCGGACCGGACGGCTTAGCAGTGGATCAAGAAGGGAATCTGTATGTCGCTCACTTCCAGGCGGGACAAATCGTAATCCAGGACAAAGACGGATTCAAATACGGCACCATCCGTCTTCCTGAAAGCGCCGGAACTTTCACGACGAATCTGGCATTCCGCGAAGGCTATCTGTATATAACGGAATCCTCGAAAAACGAAGTATGGCGTATCAAAGTGAACAAAGAAGGCTTAGTGCCGTACGGCTTGCAATAA
- a CDS encoding DctP family TRAP transporter solute-binding subunit yields the protein MKKILGLLLIALFVLSACGRPDSGGSSSEGGESSGETFTIRLAHLVPEEQSSHVAAVAFKEKLEKESDGRLKVELYPNGQLYGSDREAIEAVQLGNVEMTIPAVAAMASFNEKFQVFDLPFLFNNNEAAYRALDGDLGTELLADLENNGIKGLVFGENGFRHVSNNEGPIEKPEDMEGLKMRTLESPLHTDTFKAFGANASPFAFGELYTALQQGTYDAMDCPISLYYTNKFYEVQDYLTLTGHVYAATALLVNNDFYNTLPSDLQDLVMEASEEFRTEQRELAQQQDKEFLDQLEAEGMKVNDLTDDQRNAFREAAESVYTKYEGQIDKVLIDQALAANEE from the coding sequence ATGAAAAAAATACTTGGATTATTACTTATTGCATTATTTGTCTTATCAGCTTGTGGCCGTCCGGACAGCGGCGGTTCATCGTCGGAGGGCGGGGAGTCAAGTGGAGAAACTTTCACCATCCGTTTGGCGCATTTGGTGCCGGAAGAACAATCGTCCCATGTGGCAGCAGTAGCTTTTAAAGAGAAATTGGAGAAAGAATCGGATGGCCGCTTGAAAGTGGAACTTTATCCGAACGGCCAGCTTTACGGCTCTGACCGCGAAGCGATTGAAGCGGTGCAGCTCGGAAACGTCGAGATGACGATTCCAGCGGTTGCGGCAATGGCATCGTTCAACGAGAAATTCCAGGTGTTTGATTTGCCGTTCCTGTTCAATAACAACGAAGCTGCTTATCGTGCGCTTGATGGAGATTTGGGAACTGAACTACTGGCGGATCTGGAAAACAACGGCATTAAAGGGCTGGTATTTGGCGAAAACGGTTTCCGCCATGTATCCAATAACGAAGGTCCGATTGAAAAACCGGAAGACATGGAAGGCTTGAAAATGCGGACGTTGGAAAGTCCGCTGCATACCGATACATTCAAAGCATTTGGTGCAAACGCATCGCCATTTGCTTTCGGCGAATTGTACACCGCGCTTCAGCAAGGAACCTATGACGCGATGGACTGCCCAATTTCCTTGTACTACACAAACAAATTTTATGAAGTGCAGGATTATCTGACATTGACGGGGCATGTCTATGCAGCAACAGCGCTATTGGTGAACAATGATTTCTACAACACCTTGCCGTCAGATCTGCAGGACTTGGTTATGGAAGCTTCAGAAGAATTCCGCACCGAGCAGCGCGAATTGGCGCAACAGCAAGATAAAGAGTTTTTGGATCAACTGGAAGCAGAAGGCATGAAAGTCAACGATTTGACGGACGACCAGCGCAATGCATTCCGTGAAGCTGCAGAATCCGTTTATACGAAATACGAAGGCCAAATCGACAAAGTATTGATCGATCAGGCGCTTGCTGCGAATGAAGAGTAA
- a CDS encoding efflux RND transporter periplasmic adaptor subunit: MTASTKRKTKKWMLWSIIGILVLAIAAAAIFMPKGTGAFQAEVAKTGNITTYSNFPGIIDTQNRETVISEKPMQICDIKVKQGDQVKNGDVLMVTSLGENIKATINGEVSNIRIKKNTQVNAGMEMMKIVDYKNYKTNVKVDEFSFRFLEIGQKVNVSINALGKELGGTISDISKEAVNENGVSYFMVAMDLQRDSDLRIGMSTEAKIVKDEALAVTTLPMDVILFDDENEPYVLLPSEEGEPKEKAITTGINDGMIVEVVSGVSAGESVMYSTGEEGLLEELFWR, encoded by the coding sequence ATGACTGCTAGTACTAAACGGAAAACGAAGAAGTGGATGCTCTGGAGCATCATTGGCATTTTGGTTCTAGCGATAGCAGCAGCTGCTATTTTTATGCCAAAAGGGACAGGAGCTTTCCAGGCAGAGGTCGCCAAAACTGGAAATATAACGACGTATTCTAATTTCCCAGGCATCATTGACACCCAAAACAGGGAAACGGTCATTAGCGAAAAACCGATGCAAATTTGCGACATCAAAGTGAAGCAGGGAGATCAAGTCAAAAATGGTGACGTGCTGATGGTAACGTCGTTAGGAGAAAATATAAAGGCAACGATAAATGGCGAAGTTTCAAATATTCGCATCAAGAAAAACACCCAAGTGAATGCCGGCATGGAGATGATGAAAATTGTCGACTACAAAAATTACAAAACAAACGTCAAAGTGGACGAATTCAGCTTTAGGTTCTTGGAAATCGGCCAAAAAGTTAACGTTAGCATCAACGCACTCGGCAAAGAACTGGGAGGCACCATAAGCGACATCTCAAAAGAAGCGGTCAACGAAAACGGCGTTTCGTATTTTATGGTGGCGATGGACCTGCAACGGGATAGCGACTTGCGCATAGGCATGAGCACAGAAGCAAAAATCGTGAAGGATGAAGCACTGGCTGTGACGACGCTGCCTATGGATGTCATCCTTTTTGACGATGAAAACGAACCTTATGTGCTGCTGCCGTCAGAAGAAGGAGAGCCGAAAGAAAAAGCCATTACGACAGGCATCAATGACGGCATGATCGTGGAAGTGGTCAGCGGTGTATCAGCCGGAGAAAGCGTCATGTATTCGACTGGAGAAGAAGGGCTGTTGGAAGAGCTTTTCTGGAGGTGA
- a CDS encoding TRAP transporter large permease — MTIALLFGTLFVCLFIGVPIAFALGVSALTAIYFGTNLPLSIITQKAFTSLDSFPLLAIPFFMLAGVLMGKGGVSKRLLALASSLVGWMTGGLSMVTIVACMFFAAISGSGPATVAAIGGFMIPAMIARKYEGGFASAVAASAGSIGVIIPPSIPFVLYGVIGGVSVGSMFLAGILPGLLIGVALLITAYLISRKRGYKPEAGEASNFEFKEVIRTFWEAKWALLIPVIILGGIYGGIFSPTEAAVVAVVYAIIIGKFVYKELSWEGLYESFRQSIVINATTMIIIGLSVSFAYFMTIEQIPGAISGYLTNLSTNPLVILIAINLLLLVVGMFIDTISALVVLTPILLPIVVAVGVDPIHFGVILVANLAIGFITPPLGVNLFVASSVGGVQFERIAVSVLPFLLAMIICLAIITFVPALSMWLPNLYE, encoded by the coding sequence ATGACGATAGCCCTGTTATTCGGTACTTTATTTGTCTGTTTATTTATCGGTGTTCCAATCGCCTTCGCACTTGGCGTTTCCGCCTTGACTGCGATTTACTTCGGTACCAATCTGCCTCTTAGCATCATTACGCAAAAAGCGTTTACGTCGCTCGACTCGTTTCCGTTGCTGGCAATTCCGTTCTTTATGCTGGCCGGTGTTTTAATGGGCAAGGGCGGTGTGTCCAAGAGGCTGTTGGCGCTTGCGTCTTCTTTGGTCGGCTGGATGACCGGCGGGCTCTCTATGGTGACGATTGTCGCCTGTATGTTTTTCGCGGCCATATCCGGGTCAGGCCCGGCTACTGTCGCGGCAATCGGCGGCTTTATGATTCCGGCGATGATTGCGCGCAAATATGAAGGCGGCTTTGCTTCAGCCGTTGCAGCTTCGGCCGGTTCAATCGGCGTCATCATTCCGCCAAGCATTCCATTTGTGTTGTACGGCGTCATCGGCGGCGTGTCGGTCGGCAGCATGTTCCTGGCTGGAATCCTGCCCGGGCTGTTGATTGGTGTGGCCCTATTGATCACCGCTTATTTGATCTCCAGAAAACGCGGCTACAAGCCAGAAGCGGGAGAAGCTTCAAACTTTGAATTCAAAGAAGTCATCAGAACGTTCTGGGAAGCAAAATGGGCGTTGCTGATTCCGGTCATCATTCTCGGCGGCATCTACGGCGGAATTTTCTCGCCGACAGAAGCAGCCGTCGTTGCGGTAGTTTACGCCATCATCATCGGCAAGTTCGTCTACAAGGAATTGTCATGGGAAGGCCTGTATGAGAGTTTCCGCCAGTCGATTGTCATCAATGCCACCACGATGATCATTATCGGGCTGTCTGTGTCATTTGCCTATTTCATGACGATCGAACAGATTCCGGGAGCCATCTCCGGTTACCTGACCAATTTATCGACAAATCCACTTGTCATTTTGATTGCCATCAACCTGTTGCTGCTGGTAGTCGGGATGTTTATCGATACGATTTCAGCACTCGTCGTCTTAACACCGATTCTGTTGCCGATTGTGGTCGCAGTAGGCGTTGACCCGATCCATTTCGGCGTCATCTTGGTTGCCAACTTGGCGATCGGCTTTATCACACCGCCGCTTGGGGTCAACTTGTTTGTGGCGTCGAGTGTCGGCGGTGTCCAGTTTGAACGGATCGCTGTTTCCGTTTTGCCGTTCTTGCTGGCGATGATCATTTGTTTGGCCATCATCACGTTCGTTCCGGCCCTGTCGATGTGGTTGCCGAATCTATATGAATAA
- a CDS encoding TRAP transporter small permease — translation MIKKFEKAEEAFLVLTLVVMVVLIFGQVVGRYVFSSAPSWTEEMARYIHIFQVWIGASYAVKLREHIRVEAFVTRFEGVTRKVLESISVIIWFGMALFLAYFGTDLVLASMANGQVTPAMQLPMWIPFLAVPLGGIGMCVRLIQQLIQIWKGDYEMHKGGDLPA, via the coding sequence ATGATCAAGAAGTTTGAAAAAGCAGAAGAAGCGTTTTTAGTCCTGACGCTAGTCGTCATGGTAGTTTTGATATTCGGCCAAGTGGTCGGACGTTATGTATTTTCCAGTGCGCCGAGCTGGACTGAGGAAATGGCCCGTTATATACATATTTTCCAGGTGTGGATCGGTGCAAGTTACGCGGTCAAATTGCGGGAACATATCCGGGTGGAGGCCTTTGTTACCCGTTTTGAAGGGGTGACGCGAAAGGTATTGGAAAGTATCAGTGTAATCATTTGGTTTGGAATGGCTTTGTTTTTGGCATATTTCGGAACGGATTTGGTACTTGCGAGCATGGCCAACGGTCAAGTCACACCGGCCATGCAATTGCCAATGTGGATTCCATTTTTGGCTGTCCCACTTGGCGGCATCGGTATGTGTGTCCGCTTGATCCAGCAACTGATCCAGATCTGGAAAGGCGATTACGAAATGCATAAGGGAGGGGACCTTCCAGCATGA
- a CDS encoding GntR family transcriptional regulator — translation MKKIAKKVTLAEQAYEYIKKLIMIGELKPGDELPEEKLAMELGISRTPLREALKRLAVDALIELKQPRPAVVADFTQQDVEEIMELRRLLEIYGLQEWPEADLERIVADMKQNAELQRQAIQEKDFVRFMDLDEEFHSLLCSNHRNRRLKEIIKGINTGGSRAFMLVSDTIAGSSKMAYAEHLAIIEAIEQGNFQEAKQQLAVHLNNIEYRLLKYITREDL, via the coding sequence ATGAAGAAGATAGCGAAAAAAGTCACACTTGCCGAACAAGCTTATGAATACATCAAAAAGTTGATTATGATTGGCGAACTAAAACCCGGAGATGAATTGCCGGAAGAAAAGCTGGCAATGGAACTTGGAATCAGCCGAACTCCACTTAGGGAAGCATTGAAAAGATTGGCTGTTGATGCGCTTATCGAGTTGAAGCAGCCAAGGCCGGCCGTCGTCGCTGATTTCACCCAGCAAGACGTTGAAGAGATTATGGAACTTCGGCGATTGCTGGAAATTTACGGACTTCAGGAATGGCCGGAAGCAGATCTAGAGCGCATCGTGGCGGACATGAAACAAAACGCTGAACTTCAGCGGCAAGCGATTCAGGAAAAAGACTTTGTCCGGTTCATGGATTTGGATGAGGAATTCCACTCGTTATTGTGCAGCAACCATCGGAACAGACGCTTGAAAGAAATCATCAAAGGCATCAATACCGGAGGCAGCCGGGCGTTTATGCTTGTATCTGATACGATTGCCGGCAGTTCAAAAATGGCCTATGCCGAACATTTGGCCATTATCGAAGCGATTGAACAGGGAAATTTTCAGGAGGCCAAACAGCAACTGGCCGTCCATTTAAACAACATTGAATACCGGTTGCTGAAATACATCACACGGGAGGATCTATGA
- a CDS encoding DUF4240 domain-containing protein, translating to METLLVFRSSFSNKFWKITVADTSFAVNYGKIGTAGSVNVKDFPTPEACKKEAHRLIQSKLKKGYQPAVSTDPLIKESAMTEAYFWQLLDRCKEKGDEPDEQMEWLASQLAKGSVIDILSFDSILKKHYSQSYTSDLWAAAYIAMGGCSDDCFDYFRAWLLYLGKDVYYEAIEDPEALLPYFGLLQEQEEIPQLEEFLMVACEAFEEKTGRDMEDYWKLYDQLMQDDDPDPDIDFDWDEDDEEGLSRMFPQLWAVYGENPL from the coding sequence TTGGAAACCCTATTAGTTTTTAGAAGTTCATTTTCGAATAAGTTTTGGAAAATCACCGTTGCCGACACTTCGTTCGCCGTCAACTACGGAAAAATCGGTACAGCAGGTTCCGTCAACGTCAAAGACTTCCCGACGCCGGAAGCCTGCAAAAAAGAAGCCCACCGCCTCATTCAGTCCAAACTTAAAAAAGGCTATCAGCCGGCGGTGTCGACCGATCCGCTCATCAAAGAAAGTGCCATGACCGAAGCTTACTTTTGGCAACTGCTCGACCGCTGCAAGGAAAAAGGCGATGAGCCAGACGAACAGATGGAGTGGCTTGCTTCCCAATTGGCGAAAGGGTCCGTAATTGATATTTTGAGTTTTGATTCCATTTTGAAAAAGCATTACAGCCAGTCTTATACCTCCGATTTGTGGGCTGCTGCCTATATTGCCATGGGCGGCTGTTCGGATGACTGCTTTGATTATTTCCGGGCGTGGCTCCTGTACCTCGGGAAGGATGTCTATTATGAAGCCATTGAAGATCCCGAAGCGCTTCTGCCCTATTTCGGGCTTTTGCAGGAACAGGAAGAAATCCCGCAGCTGGAAGAATTCTTAATGGTCGCTTGTGAGGCTTTTGAAGAGAAAACCGGCCGGGACATGGAAGATTATTGGAAGCTTTATGATCAGTTGATGCAAGACGATGACCCGGATCCGGATATCGACTTCGATTGGGATGAGGACGATGAAGAAGGGCTGAGCCGCATGTTTCCGCAGCTGTGGGCAGTTTATGGAGAGAACCCGTTATAA